A region of Methanomicrobium sp. W14 DNA encodes the following proteins:
- a CDS encoding class I SAM-dependent methyltransferase, which yields MNCKEKIADYWNWRSTTYHEEFSDLIKEEMEVWKKTLSEYIPEGKTIRVAEIGTGPGVLALALAEMGHSSTGIDLSEEMIKKAAKRSEELGIDAKFMQGDAENLSLDDGAYDLVISKYLMWTLPHPEKFLEECRRILSPGGTLVLIDGLWFNEADKEPEPDSETYFEECYQDIKDALPLCKGNTADKVTAIVAEHGFPDASWQSLTNYDKFLREHSSQKDYAASYPHPPYIISAKKTC from the coding sequence ATGAACTGCAAGGAAAAGATCGCAGATTACTGGAACTGGCGCAGCACGACATATCACGAGGAGTTCTCGGATCTCATCAAAGAGGAGATGGAGGTCTGGAAGAAGACGCTGTCGGAGTATATCCCTGAAGGAAAGACGATCCGTGTCGCCGAGATCGGGACAGGCCCCGGCGTCCTTGCCCTCGCCCTTGCGGAGATGGGACATTCGTCAACAGGAATCGATCTCTCCGAAGAGATGATAAAGAAGGCCGCAAAAAGATCGGAAGAGCTCGGGATCGATGCAAAATTCATGCAGGGCGACGCTGAAAACCTCTCCCTTGACGACGGGGCATACGATCTCGTGATAAGCAAATATCTAATGTGGACCCTGCCCCATCCCGAAAAATTCCTTGAAGAGTGCCGGAGAATCCTCTCGCCGGGCGGAACTCTGGTCCTGATCGACGGCTTATGGTTCAACGAGGCTGACAAAGAGCCCGAACCGGATTCGGAGACCTATTTTGAGGAATGCTACCAGGACATCAAAGATGCGCTACCGCTCTGTAAAGGAAACACCGCCGACAAAGTGACAGCGATCGTTGCGGAGCATGGTTTTCCGGACGCCTCATGGCAGAGCCTCACGAATTATGACAAATTTTTAAGGGAGCATTCCAGTCAAAAGGACTATGCGGCGTCATACCCACATCCGCCATATATCATATCCGCGAAAAAAACATGCTAA
- a CDS encoding class I SAM-dependent methyltransferase, producing the protein MTDKKTKVHDYWNGRSPEYRKMFRDSIGEEIAMMKGYLTGFLPEDTENIRVLDIGTGHGIQAFTFAEMGCKVSAVDLSEEMLGRAGAEADKRGLKIDFSHGDAEKLPFDDNSFDIIINMHLLWTLTDHDLFFRECRRVIVPGGRIISIDGQWFRPGEPDSEDCPDEIRDCIPLYHGNTPEKISGLMRTNGFLDVSWKYLPEYGEYMRRCDCTSASEYCATPYLVTSVKIS; encoded by the coding sequence ATGACAGACAAAAAGACCAAAGTTCATGATTACTGGAACGGCAGAAGTCCGGAATACAGGAAGATGTTTCGAGACTCCATCGGGGAGGAGATCGCCATGATGAAGGGATACCTGACCGGGTTCCTGCCGGAGGATACGGAGAATATCCGAGTCCTCGATATCGGAACAGGCCACGGCATCCAGGCGTTTACATTTGCGGAAATGGGCTGCAAAGTTTCCGCCGTTGATCTTTCGGAAGAAATGCTCGGCCGGGCGGGTGCGGAGGCTGATAAACGCGGCCTTAAAATCGACTTTTCACACGGCGACGCGGAGAAACTCCCCTTTGACGACAACTCGTTCGATATTATCATAAACATGCACCTGTTGTGGACGCTTACTGACCATGACCTCTTTTTCCGCGAATGCAGGAGAGTGATTGTTCCCGGTGGAAGAATTATCTCGATAGACGGGCAGTGGTTCAGGCCCGGAGAGCCGGATTCGGAGGACTGTCCGGACGAGATCAGGGACTGCATTCCGCTTTATCATGGCAACACCCCGGAAAAGATCTCAGGGCTCATGAGAACAAACGGCTTTTTGGATGTCTCGTGGAAGTACCTTCCCGAATACGGGGAGTATATGAGAAGATGCGACTGCACGAGTGCCAGTGAATACTGTGCCACCCCATATCTGGTTACATCGGTGAAGATATCATGA
- a CDS encoding ABC transporter substrate-binding protein yields MKEGYSKRFLCLSLFLSAFIIVALLCAGCTGNSNGGRDEKVLRVVSYIGPDTSGSLDPALKWEGWYVRQAGLYESLFYFDTDMNLQPELATGYRQLSDTEWEVTLRDDVYFHDGTKMDADAVVYSINRVLDPSNSRSEEYSFVDNIRKTDDYTIVITTKEPYAPAVYPFADPVMSIVSPSAENLEKEPVGTGPYKFVSFEPGSSMDLVANENYRGGRPNLDKVKMIYNTDPATRSLMILSGDVDISWNFLASDYVALNADPDIQNISPKVGTRTEFLFVNGNKKPFDDFRVRQAISYALDRREIADTALEGIGGVPATGIFSSVIPWSAYDELPSYDNDTEKALKLFAEAGITQGGDGKLYYNGEPFSIEIATSTKGPTFVPVSEVAAAQLEKIGITTSVNVMDYSALASECRNGNYDLSTVAWVTAPEGDPDYFLSLQYLSTGSYAAWTGYSNPEVDDMIVEARTIFDKDERYAVYNEIQRIVQDDMPLIPLAYITNNFALKNNVKGFEIYPNELTVITSEIDLT; encoded by the coding sequence ATGAAAGAAGGATATTCTAAACGTTTTTTGTGTTTGAGTCTGTTTCTGTCTGCTTTTATAATCGTGGCACTGCTATGTGCCGGGTGCACAGGCAATTCAAATGGCGGCAGGGATGAAAAAGTTCTTCGTGTCGTCTCGTATATCGGCCCGGACACGAGCGGAAGTCTTGATCCTGCCCTGAAATGGGAGGGCTGGTATGTCCGCCAGGCCGGATTGTATGAATCGCTGTTTTATTTTGACACCGACATGAATCTTCAGCCCGAGCTTGCAACAGGCTACAGGCAGTTGAGCGATACCGAATGGGAGGTTACGCTCCGCGACGATGTATACTTCCATGATGGGACGAAGATGGATGCCGATGCGGTTGTCTATTCCATAAACCGAGTTCTTGACCCGTCGAACAGCAGGTCCGAGGAATATTCTTTTGTCGACAACATCAGGAAGACGGACGACTATACGATTGTAATAACGACGAAAGAGCCTTATGCACCAGCCGTATACCCGTTCGCAGATCCGGTGATGTCGATCGTGAGTCCTTCGGCTGAAAACCTCGAGAAGGAACCCGTGGGTACAGGGCCGTATAAGTTTGTGTCATTTGAACCCGGTTCGTCGATGGATCTCGTAGCAAACGAGAACTACCGGGGCGGCAGGCCTAATCTCGATAAGGTGAAAATGATCTACAATACCGACCCGGCCACGCGTTCGCTTATGATTCTCTCGGGAGACGTGGATATTTCCTGGAATTTCCTTGCCAGCGATTACGTGGCGTTGAATGCCGATCCGGATATCCAGAACATATCACCCAAAGTAGGAACCCGTACAGAGTTTCTGTTCGTAAACGGCAACAAAAAGCCGTTTGATGACTTCCGTGTCCGCCAGGCGATTTCGTATGCTCTCGACCGCAGGGAGATCGCGGATACGGCGCTGGAGGGAATCGGCGGCGTTCCCGCAACAGGCATTTTTTCATCCGTCATCCCGTGGAGCGCTTATGATGAACTGCCATCCTATGACAACGATACGGAGAAAGCTCTCAAATTGTTTGCAGAGGCAGGAATAACACAGGGAGGAGACGGCAAACTGTATTACAACGGCGAACCATTCAGTATTGAAATCGCTACCAGTACAAAGGGTCCGACTTTCGTTCCGGTTTCGGAAGTCGCAGCCGCACAGCTGGAAAAGATCGGAATAACGACCTCCGTCAATGTAATGGATTATAGTGCTCTTGCATCGGAATGCAGGAACGGAAATTACGATCTCTCTACTGTGGCATGGGTTACAGCACCTGAGGGAGATCCTGACTATTTCCTCTCGCTCCAGTACCTCTCTACAGGCTCATATGCGGCATGGACCGGGTATTCCAACCCTGAGGTCGACGATATGATTGTTGAAGCACGCACTATCTTCGACAAGGATGAAAGATATGCGGTTTATAATGAGATTCAGCGGATTGTCCAGGACGATATGCCACTGATTCCCCTGGCGTATATCACCAACAATTTTGCTTTGAAAAATAATGTAAAAGGATTTGAGATCTATCCCAACGAGCTGACTGTAATTACATCCGAAATCGACCTGACCTGA
- a CDS encoding class I SAM-dependent methyltransferase, whose product MEKDKIMEYWDHRSSEYHREYADKMDEEMEIWRSIFSGILPGGERIRAVEVGTGPGILAISLASMGHNVTGVDLSEKMLERAAENARAKKVDILLKKGDAENIPLDDGKYDLILSKYLLWTLPDPDRYMNECNRLLKSGGLMVIIDGSWFQNRDGTDKKSRHTRFDEFYGDIKPNLPMAKHNTPERIKVLAESHGFGEVSWSFLDDYDAFLERNDPEGHAAGYIQPPHMVVAKKTEA is encoded by the coding sequence ATGGAGAAAGACAAAATAATGGAATACTGGGACCACAGGAGTTCCGAGTATCACAGGGAATATGCTGACAAGATGGATGAGGAGATGGAGATCTGGAGATCGATCTTTTCGGGGATACTGCCAGGGGGAGAGAGGATTCGTGCCGTGGAGGTGGGAACCGGTCCGGGCATACTTGCCATATCCCTTGCATCCATGGGCCACAATGTAACCGGTGTGGATCTTTCGGAAAAAATGCTCGAGAGAGCGGCTGAAAACGCCCGGGCGAAGAAAGTGGACATCCTCCTGAAGAAGGGTGATGCAGAGAATATACCCCTTGATGACGGGAAGTACGATTTAATCCTGAGCAAGTACCTGCTATGGACCCTCCCCGATCCGGACAGATATATGAACGAGTGCAACAGGCTGCTGAAGAGCGGCGGCCTTATGGTGATAATAGACGGCTCGTGGTTCCAGAACCGGGACGGGACGGATAAGAAGAGCAGGCACACAAGGTTTGATGAGTTTTACGGCGATATCAAACCGAATCTGCCGATGGCAAAGCACAATACGCCGGAGAGGATAAAGGTTCTCGCCGAATCTCACGGCTTCGGTGAGGTGTCATGGTCTTTTCTCGACGATTATGATGCGTTCCTCGAACGAAACGATCCCGAGGGCCACGCCGCCGGGTATATCCAGCCCCCTCACATGGTCGTGGCGAAGAAGACGGAAGCGTGA
- a CDS encoding ABC transporter substrate-binding protein translates to MLSAGCTQSGGDNKSSLSIVMNFGPDTGGSLDPANGWEGWYVKQAGIYETLFYGDENMEIKPELATGYTHVNDTVWEITLRDDVYFHDGTKMDADAVIFSLNRVLDPSNDRSYEYDFIKEIRKTGDYTIEIETTEPYAPLIASLIDPIMSIVSPNIADVDTQPDGTGPYAFVSYEPGASIDLVANENYWKGDVLNKNLYMSYNSDAATRTLMLKSGDADIAKDILPSEYAALESSPDTDVFSKETLRAYFIYINGHKAPFDDARVRQAFYYATDRQEIVDTALEGVAGSPAEAMFTNTMPWNANDMVEQYDYNPEKALQLFAEAGITQGVDGKLYYNGEPFSVEIQTYPNRAALPATLEVIAAQWEKIGIDVVTKIADSSAIKADVKSGDYDMALYTWNTAPTGDPDYFLSGHCLSTGTYASTWLNYSNPQVDEWILEARATFDEDKRAELYDDVQVRVMEDAPMIFVFYAVENDATRSDVTGFQIYPNDYTFVTKDIAAV, encoded by the coding sequence TTGCTTTCGGCAGGATGTACGCAGTCCGGCGGGGATAACAAGTCCTCCCTTTCGATCGTCATGAACTTCGGGCCTGATACCGGAGGAAGCCTCGATCCCGCAAACGGTTGGGAAGGCTGGTACGTAAAACAGGCCGGCATTTATGAAACACTCTTCTACGGCGACGAAAACATGGAGATCAAGCCCGAACTTGCGACAGGCTACACGCATGTCAACGATACTGTCTGGGAGATCACGCTCCGCGACGACGTATACTTCCACGACGGGACGAAGATGGACGCCGACGCAGTAATCTTCTCGCTCAACAGGGTCCTCGATCCGTCGAACGACAGGTCGTACGAGTATGACTTCATCAAAGAGATCAGAAAAACCGGCGACTATACGATCGAGATCGAAACTACCGAGCCCTATGCACCGCTCATCGCCTCACTTATCGATCCGATAATGTCGATCGTCAGCCCGAACATCGCTGACGTCGACACGCAGCCCGACGGAACCGGACCCTACGCGTTCGTCTCGTACGAACCCGGGGCATCCATAGACCTGGTGGCAAACGAAAACTACTGGAAGGGGGATGTGCTTAACAAAAACCTCTACATGTCCTACAACTCGGATGCGGCGACAAGAACCCTCATGCTCAAATCTGGCGATGCCGATATCGCAAAGGACATCCTCCCGAGCGAATATGCCGCCCTCGAGTCGTCCCCCGACACGGATGTATTTTCCAAGGAGACACTTCGTGCCTACTTCATCTATATAAACGGCCACAAGGCTCCGTTCGACGATGCAAGGGTCCGCCAGGCGTTCTATTATGCCACCGACCGGCAGGAGATCGTGGACACCGCACTTGAAGGTGTAGCGGGAAGCCCGGCGGAGGCGATGTTCACGAACACCATGCCCTGGAATGCCAACGACATGGTCGAACAGTATGATTACAATCCGGAAAAGGCCCTCCAACTCTTTGCAGAAGCAGGAATAACGCAGGGCGTAGACGGAAAACTCTACTATAACGGCGAACCCTTCTCAGTCGAGATCCAGACATATCCCAACCGTGCGGCACTTCCGGCGACTCTCGAAGTCATAGCGGCACAGTGGGAGAAGATCGGAATTGATGTGGTTACAAAAATTGCCGATTCAAGTGCAATCAAGGCCGACGTCAAGTCGGGCGATTACGATATGGCACTCTACACATGGAATACTGCCCCAACCGGCGACCCGGACTACTTCCTCTCGGGCCACTGCCTTTCGACCGGAACTTACGCATCGACATGGCTCAACTACTCCAACCCGCAGGTAGACGAGTGGATTCTCGAGGCACGTGCAACATTCGACGAGGACAAAAGAGCCGAATTATATGACGACGTTCAGGTCCGGGTCATGGAGGACGCACCGATGATCTTCGTCTTCTATGCAGTCGAAAACGACGCGACCAGGTCGGATGTAACCGGATTCCAGATCTACCCGAACGACTACACGTTCGTGACGAAGGATATTGCGGCTGTATAA
- a CDS encoding carcinine hydrolase/isopenicillin-N N-acyltransferase family protein, translating into MYVTLYSSCSALYFPPSSTQDGHAIVGRNMEWDYNPGLDPFTGIDDGNFEDTIVEEMGTLVHVVEIYPDEGYATLVLGTMDLLNGVVDGINEKGLYVATLQDGDTYNDPFSDLAGSTSTGLNFMQVLRSVLEHCATVYEAKQKLSETEIFIPYMGQHFLICDDSGDATIVEFDNETREMIFIDYRDTPVPLTNYAVHLSPDVSVCEPENPDDPHDDYLRSAKLHDYISGHEGEFTEDDAWGEMKEVEANVDAGNETVDRLLWRVLTDLTNRTMTVKFFMKDGPINNQTLKTRDLVLSKPFTFSLER; encoded by the coding sequence ATATACGTAACACTTTATTCTTCGTGTTCCGCTCTTTATTTCCCTCCTTCCTCAACGCAGGACGGTCATGCAATTGTAGGCAGGAATATGGAATGGGATTATAACCCCGGTTTAGATCCATTTACCGGTATTGATGATGGAAACTTCGAAGATACAATCGTCGAAGAAATGGGGACACTTGTACATGTTGTAGAGATATATCCTGACGAAGGATATGCCACTCTGGTATTGGGGACAATGGACCTCCTCAACGGTGTCGTTGACGGAATAAATGAAAAAGGACTTTACGTTGCGACTCTTCAGGACGGAGATACTTATAATGATCCTTTTTCTGACCTTGCCGGGTCGACGAGTACAGGACTGAATTTTATGCAGGTGCTTAGATCAGTCCTTGAGCATTGTGCAACGGTTTATGAGGCAAAACAGAAGTTGTCAGAGACAGAGATTTTTATTCCTTATATGGGTCAGCACTTTCTTATATGCGACGATTCAGGAGACGCGACAATCGTAGAGTTTGATAACGAAACACGTGAGATGATTTTTATTGATTACCGGGACACTCCGGTTCCTCTAACCAACTATGCCGTTCACCTCAGCCCTGACGTCAGCGTGTGCGAACCGGAAAATCCCGATGACCCGCATGACGATTACCTGAGAAGTGCAAAACTTCACGACTATATTTCCGGTCATGAAGGTGAGTTCACGGAAGACGATGCCTGGGGGGAAATGAAGGAAGTCGAGGCAAATGTTGATGCAGGTAACGAAACTGTTGACAGGCTTTTGTGGAGGGTTTTAACAGACCTTACCAACAGGACAATGACTGTTAAATTTTTCATGAAAGACGGCCCGATAAATAACCAGACGCTTAAAACCCGTGACCTTGTTCTTTCAAAGCCTTTTACCTTCAGTCTGGAAAGATAA
- a CDS encoding dipeptide/oligopeptide/nickel ABC transporter ATP-binding protein — MPQVLRVKNLFKTFGHGDIFRDVNFTLDSGETLGIFGMSGSGKSTLGRCIIGLDMHYRGEVEFNGKNLKTLSKKEYGPERTLMQMIFQHPEMSFDPKMRVIDSVTEPVCYHFKKEKKEVFQNLQPLIKAVALRPEQFYSYPAQLSGGEIQRAMMVKIYSLSPKLIIADEPTSMLDMSVQAQVLNLMKSLQKENKTACIFISHDPEVMMIMCDRIAVLDKGTFKEMRREEFKDYSDKFSEKFTL, encoded by the coding sequence ATGCCACAGGTTCTCAGAGTAAAAAACCTTTTCAAAACATTCGGACACGGGGATATATTCCGCGACGTAAATTTTACACTTGACAGCGGCGAGACGCTCGGCATATTCGGGATGAGCGGGTCAGGCAAATCAACTCTGGGAAGGTGCATCATAGGTCTGGACATGCATTACAGGGGCGAGGTGGAATTCAACGGAAAGAACCTGAAAACCCTTTCCAAAAAGGAATATGGTCCTGAAAGGACTCTTATGCAGATGATCTTTCAGCACCCGGAGATGTCTTTCGACCCGAAGATGAGAGTAATCGACAGCGTCACGGAACCGGTATGCTACCATTTCAAAAAAGAGAAAAAAGAAGTTTTTCAAAATCTTCAGCCCCTGATAAAAGCCGTTGCACTAAGGCCTGAGCAGTTCTACAGCTATCCCGCTCAGCTTTCCGGCGGAGAGATACAGCGTGCAATGATGGTCAAAATATACTCGCTCTCACCAAAACTTATAATTGCCGACGAGCCCACTTCGATGCTTGACATGTCGGTCCAGGCACAGGTGTTAAACCTTATGAAATCGCTGCAGAAGGAGAATAAAACTGCCTGCATTTTCATCTCGCACGACCCTGAGGTCATGATGATTATGTGTGACAGAATCGCTGTTCTTGATAAGGGGACCTTTAAAGAGATGAGAAGAGAAGAGTTCAAAGATTATTCAGACAAGTTCTCTGAAAAATTTACCCTATAA
- a CDS encoding ABC transporter ATP-binding protein, whose product MKNLSSKQDYILEVSGLNVTFHTNRGSIRASQNISFKIRKGEVCVLVGETGSGKSVIGQAVLHILPQSAGISGSIKYLGEEILFLPEKDFSRLRGNEISLIPQNPTGSLDPLMKCKRQISEVLEYVRKIPAEMHDKEIKTILSGLGFSDPDTVAESYPHELSGGMRQRVATGIAMASKPRFMVADEPTKGLDYAARKSTIDLFLSLKKNHSDSILMITHDLELAQTVGDYVGVLYSGEIIEFGSCHDVFKDPKHPYTKGLIAALPKNGMEAMPGICPGFASLPKGCYFYERCPCSCSCEKGKIRHPDLYHYKVCDKPENYGRSVRCHRFSE is encoded by the coding sequence ATGAAAAACCTTTCTTCAAAACAGGATTATATCCTGGAGGTTTCAGGTTTAAACGTCACTTTTCATACGAACAGGGGCAGTATCAGGGCGTCGCAGAATATCAGTTTCAAAATCCGGAAAGGGGAAGTGTGCGTCCTCGTAGGAGAAACCGGATCAGGAAAATCGGTGATAGGACAGGCTGTCCTCCATATCCTGCCGCAGAGTGCGGGCATTTCAGGGAGCATAAAATATCTGGGAGAAGAGATACTTTTTCTCCCTGAAAAGGACTTTTCACGGTTAAGAGGCAATGAAATCTCGCTTATACCGCAGAACCCCACGGGCTCACTTGACCCCCTGATGAAGTGCAAAAGGCAGATCTCAGAAGTCCTGGAATATGTCAGAAAAATTCCTGCCGAAATGCATGACAAAGAGATCAAAACAATACTTTCAGGACTGGGATTTTCCGACCCCGACACGGTTGCCGAATCATACCCGCACGAACTTTCAGGCGGAATGCGGCAGAGGGTTGCAACTGGAATTGCAATGGCGTCAAAACCCAGGTTCATGGTTGCAGACGAACCAACCAAAGGACTTGACTACGCCGCAAGGAAATCGACCATCGACCTTTTCCTCAGCCTTAAGAAAAACCACAGTGACTCTATTCTTATGATTACGCACGACCTTGAGCTTGCTCAGACTGTAGGAGACTATGTGGGAGTCCTTTATTCCGGAGAAATCATTGAATTCGGCAGTTGCCATGACGTATTCAAAGACCCGAAACATCCTTACACCAAAGGGCTTATAGCAGCACTTCCTAAGAACGGAATGGAGGCGATGCCCGGAATCTGTCCCGGATTTGCCAGTCTTCCTAAGGGCTGCTATTTCTATGAAAGGTGCCCGTGTAGCTGCAGCTGCGAAAAGGGTAAAATTAGGCATCCTGACCTTTACCATTACAAAGTCTGTGATAAACCTGAAAACTACGGGAGGTCAGTAAGATGCCACAGGTTCTCAGAGTAA
- a CDS encoding ABC transporter permease yields MNEYRSIFKKNSQNSTGYFSEAKKSDWYLRLKKRPGLQAVFVLIGIVLVLSVIAPYLAPHDPNSLNLYGKNQGPSANHLLGTDYLGRDLFSRVVCGLQTSMTIALTTIVFSFVIGVSVGSYSGYMGGRVDNIVARVIDVFLAFPSIILALALITLIGPGVFNMILMLAVVQWASLARIMRGQVLYEKNQEYVLSARASGFSGSRILLRHIIPNCIMPVVVLATLDIGHTILTVSTLSFLGMGIPPSVPEWGSMINSGLSYMRIAPLNVIVPGIAITIITLLFNMAGEGIRDITDTKSDGEGSL; encoded by the coding sequence ATGAATGAATACAGGAGCATATTCAAAAAGAACAGCCAAAATTCCACAGGATATTTCAGCGAAGCAAAAAAGTCCGACTGGTACCTCAGGCTTAAGAAGAGACCCGGACTTCAGGCGGTTTTTGTCCTGATAGGAATTGTACTTGTACTAAGTGTCATAGCCCCTTACCTTGCCCCCCATGACCCGAATTCCCTAAACCTTTACGGGAAAAACCAGGGACCGTCAGCGAATCACCTGCTCGGGACCGATTACCTTGGACGTGACCTGTTCAGCCGCGTTGTCTGCGGTCTGCAGACTTCCATGACAATAGCGCTTACGACAATAGTATTCTCCTTTGTCATAGGTGTTTCCGTAGGAAGCTATTCCGGCTATATGGGTGGCCGTGTCGACAACATCGTCGCAAGGGTGATTGACGTATTCCTCGCATTCCCGTCGATAATTCTCGCACTTGCACTTATAACCCTTATTGGACCGGGGGTTTTTAACATGATCCTCATGCTTGCAGTCGTCCAGTGGGCGTCTCTGGCTCGTATTATGAGAGGTCAGGTGCTTTACGAGAAAAACCAGGAGTATGTCCTTTCGGCACGTGCCTCCGGATTTTCCGGGAGCAGGATACTTTTAAGGCATATAATTCCGAACTGCATAATGCCCGTAGTCGTCCTCGCAACACTTGACATAGGCCATACCATACTTACTGTCTCTACTCTTTCGTTTCTCGGTATGGGAATTCCGCCTTCTGTTCCGGAATGGGGTTCTATGATAAACTCAGGACTCTCCTACATGAGAATAGCTCCCCTGAACGTAATCGTCCCCGGAATCGCGATTACAATAATAACCCTTCTCTTCAATATGGCGGGGGAAGGAATACGCGACATCACCGACACAAAGTCCGACGGGGAGGGGTCACTATGA
- a CDS encoding ABC transporter permease has protein sequence MHYYIMKRTGYLILTLLIASVFTFVVVNAIPGESAEVLTKHLFIGFDEAAPPEMVAEVADRFDLNKPLLEQYTNWITGIFHGNLGDSILFNKPVTKLLALSVPPTVILTTFSMVFAIIFGLFFGIYSAVHHNRISDHIIRLITVFSVSMPGFWVAVMLILVFSIWLKLTPVAGYGGVQYIILPAIALGLHTMASVARIMRTSMLETVDKPFVIFARAKGLPANRVIFSHACKNAILPVLTVIGMSYGALLAGSVVIETIFAWPGVGALLMKAISARDTVLIESTIMVIVFMFLIVNFVIDILYHLIDPRITYE, from the coding sequence ATGCATTACTATATAATGAAGAGAACAGGCTATCTTATCCTTACGCTCCTGATAGCGTCTGTTTTCACATTTGTCGTAGTAAATGCAATTCCTGGAGAGTCTGCGGAAGTTTTGACAAAACACCTTTTTATAGGGTTTGATGAAGCGGCACCGCCTGAAATGGTCGCAGAAGTTGCAGACCGTTTCGACCTGAACAAACCGCTGCTTGAGCAGTACACCAACTGGATTACCGGAATTTTTCACGGAAACTTAGGTGATTCCATACTGTTCAACAAACCAGTAACAAAACTTCTCGCCCTCTCCGTTCCGCCGACAGTAATCCTTACGACATTTTCAATGGTCTTCGCAATAATATTCGGGCTTTTTTTTGGAATATATTCCGCCGTTCACCATAACAGGATAAGCGATCACATAATCAGGCTCATAACGGTATTTTCTGTTTCAATGCCCGGATTCTGGGTTGCCGTCATGCTTATCCTGGTATTCAGCATATGGCTCAAACTGACTCCTGTTGCAGGATATGGCGGAGTACAGTACATCATCCTTCCCGCAATAGCGCTCGGTCTTCATACAATGGCGTCAGTCGCAAGAATCATGCGGACAAGCATGCTTGAGACAGTCGACAAACCTTTTGTCATATTCGCACGTGCCAAGGGCCTTCCTGCCAACAGGGTAATATTCAGCCATGCATGCAAAAACGCCATTCTTCCCGTTTTAACCGTAATAGGAATGTCTTACGGTGCGCTTCTGGCAGGCTCCGTTGTAATAGAGACGATATTTGCATGGCCCGGTGTCGGAGCCCTCCTGATGAAGGCCATATCCGCACGCGATACGGTTTTGATTGAAAGCACAATCATGGTTATAGTCTTCATGTTCCTGATTGTAAACTTCGTGATTGACATTTTATACCACCTGATAGACCCGAGGATAACCTATGAATGA
- a CDS encoding class I SAM-dependent methyltransferase has protein sequence MDEESLKSEIADSWSAEADYYDSLVSHGVQTTEEKKLWIEAFRAVLPVKDRPLDILDVGCGTGAMGLILSEMGHNVTGLDISESMMDIGRKKAQNSSLSMIFQKGDAERPPFSDNTFDCVVNRHLLWTLPNPKEALDNWCRVIRPKGKVLVIDGLWDDGSLSTKLKRETSLTVARIVEKHPHGESKYSDELSMSLPNLKGVPEEKAGEYFSEAGLEDISVKSLLHIRENQKKRLKWYQKLNTSWSYYLISGVKRG, from the coding sequence ATGGACGAAGAATCACTGAAATCAGAGATAGCTGATTCATGGAGTGCAGAAGCGGATTATTACGATTCGCTTGTATCCCACGGAGTACAGACAACAGAGGAGAAAAAGCTCTGGATTGAAGCTTTCAGGGCGGTCCTTCCCGTAAAGGACAGACCGCTCGACATCCTCGATGTGGGATGCGGGACCGGTGCAATGGGGCTTATCCTCTCGGAGATGGGACACAACGTGACCGGACTTGACATATCAGAAAGTATGATGGATATCGGGAGAAAAAAGGCCCAAAACTCCTCTCTTTCGATGATATTCCAAAAAGGCGATGCAGAAAGACCCCCTTTTAGCGACAACACATTTGACTGCGTCGTCAACAGGCACCTTCTCTGGACTCTTCCAAACCCTAAAGAAGCCCTTGACAACTGGTGCAGGGTCATAAGGCCGAAAGGAAAGGTACTCGTTATCGACGGCCTCTGGGACGACGGTTCCCTAAGTACAAAACTGAAAAGAGAAACCAGCCTGACTGTTGCCAGAATCGTTGAAAAACATCCTCACGGGGAGAGCAAATACAGCGATGAACTCAGCATGTCGCTTCCAAACCTCAAAGGCGTCCCTGAAGAAAAGGCAGGGGAATATTTCTCTGAAGCCGGGTTAGAGGACATATCCGTGAAAAGCCTTCTTCATATCCGTGAAAACCAGAAGAAGCGCCTGAAATGGTACCAGAAACTAAACACTTCATGGAGTTATTATCTGATTTCAGGAGTAAAACGCGGGTGA